A segment of the Lepus europaeus isolate LE1 chromosome X, mLepTim1.pri, whole genome shotgun sequence genome:
ATTTTACTGTAGAATTCTTTGACATGGAGATTGTTTAATCCCAATATCCATATCATACTTTCTTATCAGAATGCTAAGAATGAGTGGAAGAACACTCTGAACATCGGAACTTGAAAACTCCACTAGCTTCGGCAACATTGCTGGGTGTGGCTGCACGTTTGGTTCGGGCTCTCTCTTCCTCATCTCTCAAAGCATCTTCATACTgggatgggaaggcagcaggaacgGTGTCATTGATCTTGGCCACAAACTCCAGGACTTTCATCTTGCTGGTTTCAGCATGGGATTTTGGACCCCACAGGAATTCGTAGCGTGCAGGATCAGTGCCAGGCACCTGCTGGTACTCCAGGTACTGCAGCCTCACTAAATCTCTGGTGATGAGCTTCCTGGGCTCTCCGTAGATGAAGTGCTTTCTCCCAGCATACACTCCCATCATACTCAGCAATTTCCAGATGTCTTCCTCGGTGGCCCGGTTGCCCTTCATGAAGATCATACCCAGGATGTTCATCACTAGGCCGGTCTTGGGTAACCCTCTGCCAGGGCGCACCCTTCCGTTGTTGGGGAGTTTCAGTTTGCTGACAAGGTCATAGGAGCGGAAGGCAGAGTCGCCTTCCTTCATTTCAAGTGCAAAAATAGCATCGATGTGCTCTGAGGCTTTCTTAAGGATCTCATCAAACTTGTTTAAGTGGCTCCATTTGATAAGCTTCAGCATGTCAGCCCTAAAAATGGGCTGTTTCATTTTATACTTGTAAAGCAGGAACTGCTCCAACAACACAATCATCCCACATAGCTCTCTGTCTAAGCTATGTGTGGGGATTAGGGTGTTATAGgtgcttttcttttccttatcttGGCCAGTGGGATTGTTACCAGAGGCACTGCAAGAATCAGCTGCAGAAGCAGTGGTGGCAGGTGCTGTACCTTGGTGCTTCTGGGGGGTGCTACATGAATCAGCAACAGGTAGActctgcagggagggagggggcgctTCTGCTGTAGTGGCTGTTTGCTGACCATCTCTACAGCTCTGAGCTTTATTTTGGTCATGTCGGCGTTTTGCTCGGCCTTGGAGCTTGCTCTTTTGACCTCGAGGCATGATGACTCTAGGTAAGGAGAGCAGGGAGAGCAGTGTGCACAGGATAGCTGTTGCTGTAGATAGCTAGAGAGGGGAGAATGAGATGGTATGAGCTCCATCGACACGGAAGTCCACTGTGGCTTCTACTGAGATGGGTTCTGTGGGTTTCCATGAGAGCACTGCTCTAGAAACCCACAGGGTTCCTGTTCTTCCAGTCAGGCTGGCCCCTGGGGAGGAATTTAGGGTGAGCTTTGGGTTGTAGCTGGCCAGCCCTTCCTGGGGTATTCTGAGGTCGTGGCAGGGGCTTGCAGTGGGGGTCCTGTTTCAGGGTGTGGGGGATcatttcattcaaaatcataatcaTTACATCTGTCAACAGGTCCTGGacccctctctcctgctctgcccaGCACCTCCCCAAGTCCCCAGAGGAGGAGTGAAGGAACTCCCCTGCCTATCCTCCGTGTCAGGGGCTACCTGAGATGTGGATCCCTGCTGGttgtgggatgcctgggtcagtAGTTCTCGTTCACGGGTTCACTTGATCTCCAGTAAGCACTCGATACCCCTCCTGTCTGCTGCATGGGACCTGTACCCTAGCACCAAAGATGTCCTCCCCCTTCACCCAGATCCAAAGTGAGAGGGCGCCTCACAGATGGTCCTGCCATGGTCCTTCATGTGCTGAATGCAACATGGGGGCTGTGATGCTTTGTTATCCGTTCACACGTGGGTGGTCCCCTTCAAAGCTTCCTGTGATCCCTCACATGGCATGGGAGTTCTCTTCCTGTTGGTGTCACCTGAGACTCCTAGGAGGATATGAGGCCACCTCACCTACCCGTGGCCTCCTAGGTCTGAGAATAGGGGACGGACTCTATGGAACCCCTTTGTCAGTATATCCCTCAAAGGTCATGGTGCTGATCTCATTCCCGGAAATTATCCTACTATGGGCATTAGGTCTTTTCTTTGAGGAAAGAAACGACATGTTACCATCACCAGCACCAGCGCCTCCTATGGACCGTGCCACGAGAAGAAATGAGCACTGGAGACATATACAGGAGGAAGTGAGCACGAGATACATCCACGGGAGGAAGTGAGCACGAGACATGTCCACACGACATGTCCATGGGAGGAAGTGAGCACCAGACATGTCTACGGGAGGAAGTGAGCATGGGATGCGTCCACAGGAAGAAGTGAGCACAAGACACGTCTACGGGAGGAAGTGAGCACAAGACGCATCCATGGAAGTGAGCACGGGACACGTCCACGTGAGGAAGCACAAGTCACGTCCACGGGAGGAAGTGAGCATGGGACACGTCCATGGGAGGAAGTGAGCACAGGACATGTCCATGGGAGGAATTGAGCATGAGACACGTCCACCGGAGGAAGTGAGCACCAGACACATCTACAGGAGGAAGTGAGCACGGGACACGTCCATGGGAGGAAGTGAGCACAAGACACGTCCACGGGAGGAAGCACGAGACATGTCCACGGGAGGAAGTAAGCACAAGACACGTCTACATGAGGAAGTGAGCATGAGACGTGTCCATGGGAGGAAGTGAGCAGAATACATGTCCATGTGACACGTCCACGGGAGGAAGTGAGCATGAGACACATCCACGGAAGGAAGTGAGCACCGAACATGTCCACGGGTGGAAGTGAGCACGGGACACATCCATGGGAGGAAGCACAAGACATGTCCACAGGAGGAAGTGAGCACGGGACACGCCCACGGGAGGAAGTGAGCACGGGACATGTCCATGGGAGGAAGTGAGCACGAGACATGTCCATGCGACATGTCCATGGGAGGAAGTGAGCATGGGACACGTCCACGGGAGGAAGTGAGCACGAGACACATCCACGGGAGGAAGTGAGCACGAGATACGTCCATGGGTGGAAGTGAGCATGGGACACGTCCATGGGAGGAAGCACAAGACACATCCACAGGAGGAAGTGAGCACGAGACATGTCCACGGGAGGAAGTGAGCACGGGACATTTCCACGGGAAGAAGTCAGAACGGGACATGTCCACGCGAGACGTCTATGGGAGGAAATGAGCACGGGACACATACACGGATGTGAGCACAGGATACATCCACAGGAGGAATTGAGCACGGGACACGTCCATGGGAGGAAGCACGAGACATGTTCACGGGAGGAAGTGAGCACGAGATGCATCCACGGGAGGAAGTGAGCATGGGACATGTCCACGGGAGGAAGTGAGCACGAGACTCGTCCACAGGAGGAAGTGAGCACGGGACACGTCCATGGGAGGAAGTGAGCATGGGACACGTCCACGGGAGGAAGTGTGCACAAGACACGTCCACGGGTGGAAGTGAGCACAAGACATGTCCACAGGACATGTCCACGGGAGGAAGTGAGCACGGGACACGTGCACGGATGGAAGTGAGCACGGGACACGTCCACGGGAGGAAGTAAGCACGAGACATGTCCATGCGAGGAAGTGAGCACAGGACACGTCCATGGGAGGAAGGAAGCACGAGACACATCCACGAGAGGAAGCGAGCACGGGACACGTCCACGGGAGGAAGTGAGCATGGGACACGTCCACGGAAGGAAGCGAGCACGAGACACGTCCACGGAAGGAAGTGAGCACGAGACACGTCCACGGGAGGAAGTGAGCACGGGACACGTCCACGGGAGGAAGTGAGCACAAGATGCGTTCAGGGGAGGAAGTGAGCATGAGACGCGTCCACGGGAGGAAGTGAGCACGGGACACGTCCACGGGAGGAAGTGAGCACGAGATGCGTCCACGGAAGTGAGCACGGGACATATCCACACGAGACGTCCACGGGAGGAAGTGAGCACAGGACATGTCCACGGGAGGAAGTGAGCACGGGACACGTCCACGGGAGGAAGCAGGAGACATGTCCACAGGAGGAAGTACGAGACATGTCCACGGGAGGAAGTGAGCACGAGATGCGTCCACGGGAGGAAGTG
Coding sequences within it:
- the LOC133752862 gene encoding LOW QUALITY PROTEIN: melanoma-associated antigen B5-like (The sequence of the model RefSeq protein was modified relative to this genomic sequence to represent the inferred CDS: deleted 2 bases in 1 codon), with the protein product MPRGQKSKLQGRAKRRHDQNKAQSCRDGQQTATTAEAPPPSLQSLPVADSCSTPQKHQGTAPATTASAADSCSASGNNPTGQDKEKKSTYNTLIPTHSLDRELCGMIVLLEQFLLYKYKMKQPIFRADMLKLIKWSHLNKFDEILKKASEHIDAIFALEMKEGDSAFRSYDLVSKLKLPNNGRVRPGRGLPKTGLVMNILGMIFMKGNRATEEDIWKLLSMMGVYAGRKHFIYGEPRKLITRDLVRLQYLEYQQVPGTDPARYEFLWGPKSHAETSKMKVLEFVAKINDTVPAAFPSQYEDALRDEEESPNQTCSHTQQCCRS